In bacterium, the DNA window CATCACGTGATTCAGCTAAAGCTGAAAACGTGACTGCGTTTCTTTGAAACTTGAACTGCGCTTGCCCGCCAACGCCTTGTGGCGGTGTTTACCCGCCAACGCCTTGTGGCGGGCTACGCCCCGACAACCTATTTTATTTTTAAAATAATAATAATCAAGTAAATTCTATCTTCAGGCTTTCAGTATCTTCTTCAAATCCCCAAGTTCTTTCTTTATCTGGTCAATAAAACCCTTGTCGAAAGATATCTTTTTCAGATCTTCCTTTTCCCTGTTTAATCTTGTTTTAGCCCCTTCGATAGTGAACTTTTCATCATATAAAAGTTTTTTAATCAACTGGACCATTTCGATATCTTTCTTCTGATATATCCTCTGGCCCTTAGCGCTTTTGGAAGGCCTTAATTTACCGAATTCTTTTTCCCAGTACCTCAATACAAACGGCTCAAGCCCTGTAATCTCGCTAACTTCGCTAATTGAATAATACAGCTTATCCTGGATTTTCATGATTATACCCCATAAAATATATAGTTTTAAAAATGCTCGGGTTTCGCGTCTCTGGTCATAAGGTCTCTCACAGCTTCCCTGGGAGATTTATTTTTATACAGGACATTATACACCTCGGAACATATAGGCATCTCAACAGAATAAGCGGCCGAAAGCTCTACCGCTGACAGAGCTGTCTTCACCCCCTCCGCAATCATAGGAGATCCGGCCTGTGTTTTCTCAAGTGTCTTTCCCAATCCTATTTCATTACCCAGTTTAAGATTCCGGCCGTACCTGCTTATGCATGTCGTAATCAGGTCGCCCATTCCCG includes these proteins:
- a CDS encoding MerR family transcriptional regulator; the protein is MKIQDKLYYSISEVSEITGLEPFVLRYWEKEFGKLRPSKSAKGQRIYQKKDIEMVQLIKKLLYDEKFTIEGAKTRLNREKEDLKKISFDKGFIDQIKKELGDLKKILKA